A region from the Benincasa hispida cultivar B227 chromosome 10, ASM972705v1, whole genome shotgun sequence genome encodes:
- the LOC120089092 gene encoding uncharacterized protein LOC120089092 → MPPQRAPTRRGRPRSESTRDQNQGHGQTPYVLLKPEALQLLIQNMSNGNTTSYTTPTTNYTNDSKIIREFRKFNPSTFDGSSVDPIIAENWITEIETIFRHMNIPEEQKVNCATFMLRADAKFWWDSTQRTVKGTVSWQQFNQAFYNRYFPLTVRYQKEVEFLNLCQENMSVAEYEQKIDRLSHSVPRLVDTEEKKVERFTWGLREGIRGIVTAFRHKEYALTLESALLMEVDLSAKTLTSERGCMPNEKRKFSQQGFQCSQRQAKISQSTQDVQSPQKSQTFTYPKCRNYGKHHQG, encoded by the coding sequence ATGCCACCACAAAGGGCTCCAACACGACGAGGCAGACCTCGGAGTGAATCCACAAGGGATCAAAATCAAGGACATGGACAGACGCCTTATGTGTTACTTAAACCAGAGGCGCTACAACTACTAATACAAAATATGAGCAATGGAAACACAACCTCGTACACCACACCAACAACCAACTATACAAATGACTCGAAGATCATTCGAGAATTCAGAAAGTTCAACCCTTCAACATTTGATGGATCATCTGTGGATCCAATTATAGCAGAGAATTGGATaacagaaatagaaactattttCCGCCATATGAACATCCCAGAAGAacagaaagtaaattgtgccacCTTCATGTTAAGAGCCGATGCAAAGTTCTGGTGGGACTCCACACAAAGAACAGTCAAAGGTACAGTCTCATGGCAGCAATTCAATCAGGCTTTTTACAACAGGTATTTCCCTTTGACAGTGAGATATCAAAAGGAAgtggaatttcttaatcttTGTCAAGAAAATATGTCAGTGGCAGAGTATGAACAGAAAATTGATCGCTTGTCTCACTCTGTCCCTCGACTAGTAGACacagaagagaagaaggtggaaaggtTTACTTGGGGATTAAGAGAAGGCATTCGAGGCATTGTTACTGCTTTCCGACACAAAGAGTATGCCCTTACCCTCGAGTCGGCCTTACTCATGGAAGTAGATCTTTCTGCCAAAACCTTAACTTCTGAACGAGGATGCATGCCAAATGAAAAGAGGAAATTCTCCCAACAGGGCTTCCAATGCTCACAACGGCAAGCAAAAATTTCCCAAAGCACTCAGGACGTACAGTCACCACAGAAGAGTCAAACATTTACATATCCTAAGTGCAGAAATTATGGAAAACACCATCAGGGGTGA